The genomic DNA GCGCAGGCCGATCATGCGGCCGGCATCGATCATATCCTGGTAAGCGAACATGTCATTGGTGGCCGTTTGCACATCCAGCCCTGCGGTCACACCGTAGGCCACATTGGCGAGGAATCCCCAGTGGTTGGGATCGATGACTCCGCGACGGATCTCGAACCAGTGCGCGTGCGTGTCGACGAATCCGGGTGTGATGACCTTGCCGGTGACGTCCACGATCCGCGCGTCGGCGGTCACCTCCAGCGTGCCGCTGGGACCTATCTGCCGAATGCGATTGTTGGTCACCACGACGTCCGCATCTTCGAGCACTTCCTCGCCTCGCATCGTGATGACCTTGGCGCCGCGTAAGACTAGGGTGCCAGCGGGCACGTCGCGGGGCACCTGGACATCGATGGCGAACCGCTCGACCGCGTCGGCATCCTCCTTGAGCTGCGGATTCCAGGGGGCTTGCGTCTCTTCGTTGCCTGTCTCGTCAGCCGCGACATCCACCTCCTCGCCGTCGCCAGCCAGCTCGTTCGCTCCTGCGGCCAAAGGAAACTGGATCGAGGCCACCGCCTGGCGGTAGAGGGTCGCCCCTATTGCCCAGTACACGCTCTCCCCATCCGCCGACCAAGCGAAGTAATCGGCCCCCGAGTCAGTCAGCTGCCTATGAGGAACATTCGGCGAGTCTACGTTCACGGTGATGCCGCTTCGACTAACCCGCGGCACCGCCACCAGGTGCAGCTGATTACCAACGTATGCCAGGGCCCGGTCACCGTTGGGATTGATGCGAACATCATCTGCCGCCACCGGCTCCTCGGCGTAGTAGAGCCCGGAGCCCTTGACCTGCAGGTGCGTGCGACGATCACTGCCGTCTAGACGCATCGAGAGCAGACCATCCGGGGTATACACGTAGACACGGCTGCCATCCCCAGCGAACTGGGGTGCGGAGAAACCTGCGGCGCGAGCGATGAGCTGCACATCACCGCCCTCCAGGGGAACCCTTACGAGGTCCATACCCGGCGCCGATCCGAAATCGAAGGTCCTCTGCAGATAGCTACGCGCCGTTGCCCGCAGGGCGATCACGTACTTGCCGTCCGGCGAAACCGCCGGATCTGCATAGTAGGCCTTGCTTTGCGTTAGCTGAGCGGGTCGTGCGTTGCGACTAGTCCCGAGGCGCCAAAGGTGGCCCCCATCCGGCCCCCAGGAGACATAGGTGATGCTGCGCCCGTCCGGCGCCCAGGCCGGCATGAACGCGCGGTCACCTGCCGCTTCCAGCTGACGGGTGCCACCGTCCTGGGAGAGGGCGTGCACATAGAGTTCGCCAAGCGCCGAGAACACGACCTGATCACCGCTCGGTGCAATGGCGGGAGACTGGATCAGGCGCACGCGGATAGGTCCGGTCTCCACCTGCGCATCCAGATCGAGGTCAGGCCCGATGTCGAGGGCTGCCCTGACCCGGAAGGGAATCACCTCGGTCTGACCGGTGGCGAGCACCACGCGCTGGATCTTGCCGTCGAGGGTGGTGATGAGCGCGCTATCGTCGGCAGTAAAGGTCGCCGCTGGCATCAGGTCTCGCGTGAAACGTGACTCCTGATCATCTCGTGTCACAGGATAGAGCAACCAGCGATCCTCGCCTGTGGTGAGATCGAGCAGGCGCAGCGCTGTCTGCGAGTCGTGGCGCGTCGCGTATACCAGCGTACTGCCATCGTGGGACAGGACGGGGCGCATCGCGGATCCCTGCGCCGTCACAATCACCTGGTCCGTGTCGTCATCGAGGCCACGGCGCCAGATACTCCATTGGGGCAGGGTCATGTTGTACTCAAACCCTCCCTGCTTGCGTGCGTAGTAGAGGTAGCGACCGTCCACAGAGGCCTGAACCCCTAGCGCATTTACTCGCTCATCCTGGGGCGTTGTCGGTGTCGCCTTAGCCTGCGTCAGTTGGATCCCGCTACCGCCGTCCCGGTGGTACATCCATAGCTCATAGGTGCGCAGGCTCCAGCTGCTCTTCGACACCAAGACGTACTGGCCGTCCGCCGACCAGGCGGGCGAGGTAAACAGGCCTTGCGCCTCGTCCGAGAGCTTTGCCGGATTGCTGCCGTCGGCGTTGGCGATCCACACGTTCTCCGCGCCATCTCGATCGGAGATGAAAGCGATCTGAGCGCCGTTCGGCGAATACGTCGGTTGGCTCTCGAAGGCCATACCGCTCAGCAGTGCCGTGGCGTCGCCGCCCGCGACCGGCAGCGTGTAGATGTCGCCCAGGAGCTCAAAGATGATTGTCTGCCCATCGGGCGAGAGGTCGAGCGATAGCCAAGTCGCCGTCTGCGTGTCCACGCTGACCTGGCGCGCTGGAGCGAGCGGCAGTCCACTGCCATCATGCTCCCGTGCCGGCCCCCTTTCGCCGGTCAGTTCCTGTAGCTCTTCATGGTGATCGAGCACCGAGTGCCCATCGCCCGGTGCCGGCAGCACCGCCGAAGCAC from Pseudomonadota bacterium includes the following:
- a CDS encoding amidohydrolase family protein; this encodes MLGPALAFRRLKSGPGSCPARKALLAGALGWMLMCAAPGASAVLPAPGDGHSVLDHHEELQELTGERGPAREHDGSGLPLAPARQVSVDTQTATWLSLDLSPDGQTIIFELLGDIYTLPVAGGDATALLSGMAFESQPTYSPNGAQIAFISDRDGAENVWIANADGSNPAKLSDEAQGLFTSPAWSADGQYVLVSKSSWSLRTYELWMYHRDGGSGIQLTQAKATPTTPQDERVNALGVQASVDGRYLYYARKQGGFEYNMTLPQWSIWRRGLDDDTDQVIVTAQGSAMRPVLSHDGSTLVYATRHDSQTALRLLDLTTGEDRWLLYPVTRDDQESRFTRDLMPAATFTADDSALITTLDGKIQRVVLATGQTEVIPFRVRAALDIGPDLDLDAQVETGPIRVRLIQSPAIAPSGDQVVFSALGELYVHALSQDGGTRQLEAAGDRAFMPAWAPDGRSITYVSWGPDGGHLWRLGTSRNARPAQLTQSKAYYADPAVSPDGKYVIALRATARSYLQRTFDFGSAPGMDLVRVPLEGGDVQLIARAAGFSAPQFAGDGSRVYVYTPDGLLSMRLDGSDRRTHLQVKGSGLYYAEEPVAADDVRINPNGDRALAYVGNQLHLVAVPRVSRSGITVNVDSPNVPHRQLTDSGADYFAWSADGESVYWAIGATLYRQAVASIQFPLAAGANELAGDGEEVDVAADETGNEETQAPWNPQLKEDADAVERFAIDVQVPRDVPAGTLVLRGAKVITMRGEEVLEDADVVVTNNRIRQIGPSGTLEVTADARIVDVTGKVITPGFVDTHAHWFEIRRGVIDPNHWGFLANVAYGVTAGLDVQTATNDMFAYQDMIDAGRMIGLRAFSTGPGVFSDNAFTSADHAFGVLKRYRDHYRTRNIKAYIAGNRQQRQFLMQAAAELGMLPTTEGALDLKLDLTHAIDGYWGSEHALAVTPIYDDVVQLIAGTGIGYTPTLLVAYGGPWAENYFYTRESPYDDAKVRRFMPHDVLAQKSLRRRWFADQEHVFPRLAADAAKILRAGGKVGVGSHGQFQGLGYHWELWAMASGGLTPMEALRVATLGGAEVIGYEAAIGSLEPGKYADLNVFDRDPSKDIRNTASLSLVMVNGRLYDAGTLMQLAPNEVEAPVLWFADEDPPNRLH